A region of the Salmo trutta chromosome 40, fSalTru1.1, whole genome shotgun sequence genome:
CCTTTGGTCTCTGTCTAGATATGGCCTCCTCCAGCAGTCTCCTGTCTGAAGAGCAGTTCCTGTGCTCTATCTGTCTGGATGTGTTCACTGAGCCTGTCTCTATTCCATGTGGACACAACTTCTGCAAGGCCTGTATCAGTGGATACTGGGATACCAGTGACCTGTGCCAGTGTCCAATGTGTAAAAAAACATTAGATAAGAGACCAGATCTGTTTGTCAATACTTTCATTTCTGAGATGGCTGctcagttcagacagacagttgaAGTTAAAACTACCAGCAGCCCACACCAATGCCCTGACATAATTGTAGAATTATCCTGTGACATCTGCACTGGGATGAAGCTCAAGGCCCTGAAGTCCTGTCTGGTGTGTCAgacctcttactgtgagactcaccttGAGCCTCATCAGAGAGTCCCAGCCTTAAAGAGACACAAGCTGATCAACCCTGTGGAGAACCTGGAAGACAGGATGTGTAAGAAGCATGACAGACCTCTAGAGCTGTTCTGTAGGACTGACCAGACTTGTGTGTGTCAATTCTGTACTGAGTCAGACCACAAGACTCATGACGCTGTCCCTCTAGAGGAAGAGTATGGAGAGAGGAAGGCTAAACTGGGGAAGACTGAGGCAGAAGTGCAGCAGATGATCAAGGAGAGATTGAAGAAGGTTCAGGAGATCAAACACTCAGTAGATCTCAgcaagagagaagcagagagagagatatcagaCAGTGTACAGGTCTTCACTGATCTGGTtcgctccattgagagaagccAGGCTGAGCTCATTGAGGTGATTGAGGAGAAGCAGAAAGCAGCAGAGAGGCAGGCTGAAGGGATCATTAAAGAGCTGGAGCAGGAAatcactgagctacagaggagaaGCACTGaactggagcagctctcacacactgaggaccacctccacctcctacaGAGCTGTCCATCCCTCTGCACCCCTCCACCCACCAAGGACTGCTCTGAGATCAGTGTTCACAGTGATCTGTGTGTGGGGACTGTGAGGAGAGCTGTGTCTCAAGTGGAGGAGACCATTTTGAGTGAAGTGAAGAAGTTGTGTGATGCTGAGCTGAAGAGGATTCAGCAGTATGATGTGGATGTGACTCTGGACCCTGATACAGCACATCCCTCTCTCGTCCTGTCTGAGGATGGGAAACAAGTGAGACGTGGAAACACAAAACAACATCTCCCAGACAAGCCAGTTAGGTTTTCTACCTGTCCCTGTATCCTGGGAAAGGAGGGCTTCTCCTCAGGTAGATTCTACTATGAGGTGACGGTCAAGGGGTAGACTGACTGGGCTTTAGGAGTGGCCAGAGAGTCTATCAACAGGAAGGGGAAGATCACACTGAGCCCTGAGGATGGATACTGGACTGTCTGGCTGAGGAAT
Encoded here:
- the LOC115180016 gene encoding E3 ubiquitin-protein ligase TRIM39 isoform X4 yields the protein MASSSSLLSEEQFLCSICLDVFTEPVSIPCGHNFCKACISGYWDTSDLCQCPMCKKTLDKRPDLFVNTFISEMAAQFRQTVEVKTTSSPHQCPDIIVELSCDICTGMKLKALKSCLVCQTSYCETHLEPHQRVPALKRHKLINPVENLEDRMCKKHDRPLELFCRTDQTCVCQFCTESDHKTHDAVPLEEEYGERKAKLGKTEAEVQQMIKERLKKVQEIKHSVDLSKREAEREISDSVQVFTDLVRSIERSQAELIEVIEEKQKAAERQAEGIIKELEQEITELQRRSTELEQLSHTEDHLHLLQSCPSLCTPPPTKDCSEISVHSDLCVGTVRRAVSQLEETLNKEMEKLPEVKLKRIQQYAVDVTLDPGTAHPYLILSEDGKQVRDGDTEQDLPDKPVRFSTCPCILGKEGFSSGRFYYEVTVKGKTDWALGVARESITRKGKITLSPEDGYWTVWLRNGEQYTALSSTMVLLHLREKPQKVGVFVDYEEGQVSFYDVEARSHIYSFTGCTFTEKVYPYFYPGNNDGGENSTPLTISPVNQTE